One part of the Rutidosis leptorrhynchoides isolate AG116_Rl617_1_P2 chromosome 1, CSIRO_AGI_Rlap_v1, whole genome shotgun sequence genome encodes these proteins:
- the LOC139898643 gene encoding uncharacterized protein, which produces MTIDFKDINKACPKYNNPLPEIDWKVKSLHEYPFKCFLDAYKGYHQIPMVEEGEDKTVFHTDGEILYLYVSIANEAFRSVLVAEREKKQKPIYFVSKAITGSEINYAPMENFVYALLLISRRLWWYFQGHPIHVLTNLSVKQVLNKREMSGRLTKWAIELGSYEITYLPRTSMKGRVLADYLADMTGELEVIHEITEMMPAELKLGIYLLMAEYDALLAGLNIAHKMQITKLRAFVDSQLIANQFNGSFDAHELSMQKYLHLLKEAAEKFEHFELATFQGAKIKKLTH; this is translated from the exons aTGACAATTGATTTTAAAGATATCAACAAGGCCTGCCCTAAATATAACAATCCGCTGCCAGAAATCGATTGGAAAGTTAAATCACTGCACGAATACCCTTTTAAGTGCTTTTTGGACGCTTATAAAGGGTACCATCAAATTCCAATGGTGGAAGAGGGTGAAGATAAAACTGTGTTTCATACTG ATGGCGAAATTCTGTATCTTTATGTCTCAATTGCTAACGAGGcttttagatcagttttggtgGCAGAACGTGAAAAAAAGCAGAAACCAATTTACTTTGTTAGTAAGGCAATCACAGGAAGTGAAATTAACTATGCGCCAATGGAGAATTTTGTATACGCGTTACTTTTAATTTCAAGAAGATTGTGGTGGTATTTTCAAGGGCATCCTATTCATGTTTTAACTAATTTGTcggttaaacaagttttaaataaaCGTGAAATGTCTGGAAGGCTGACCAAATGGGCAATTGAGTTGGGGTCTTATGAAATAACTTACCTTCCGCGAACTTCTATGAAGGGGAGAGTTCTTGCGGATTATCTTGCAGACATGACTGGCGAACTGGAGGTAATTCATGAAATAACAGAGATGATGCCCGCAGAGTTAAAACTggggatttatttactgatg GCTGAATACGATGCGTTATTGGCTGGACTGAACATTGCGCATAAAATGCAAATTACAAAGTTGCGTGCATTTGTTGATTCACAGCTCATTGCAAATCAATTTAATGGCTCATTTGATGCGCATGAACTTTCTATGCAGAAATATTTACACCTGTTAAAGGAAGCCGCAGAAAAGTTTGAACATTTTGAGCTTGCGACGTTTCAAGGAGCCAAAATAAAAAAGCTGACACATTAA